The Arcobacter sp. F2176 DNA segment AAAACAAACAAAAAACTATGAAGCTGATATTGGTTTTGAAAAAACAATAGGTAATTTCAATATTAAATCGAAACTTTTTTATTCTGTGTTAAAAGATTATATTTATAACAATTCTACAAGTAAAAAGTTTGAAAATGTTGATGCTAAAATTTATGGTGCAGAAATAAGCGGTTTTTATCTATTTGGTGACTCTTTTTCAGCAGATTATGGAATTGCTTATCAAAGGGGTAAAAAAGATGAAGCACTAGATGGTCAAACAAATAAAAACTTAGCAGAAATTCCTCCTTTAAAAGCTAATATAGCTTTAAACTATGAGTATTCAATTCATAAACTAACAGCAGAAATGGTAGCTGTTGATAACTGGAATAAAGTTGATACTGACAATGGGGAACAGAAGTTAGGTGGATATGCTCTTTTTAACTTAAAATATAAAAATAGCATAAGTAAAAATTTTGAAATAACTTTAGGTGTTGATAATGTATTTGATAAAACTTATGCTTCAACAAATACTTATAAAGATATTTCATATACAGTTGTAGGTGGAAACCAAATTACTTTTAATGATCCAGGAAGATATGGATATATTAATTTAAGATATAAATTCTAATAAAATAAAAGGAAGAGTTCTTCCTTTTATTCAAAGTCCATTCTAACTTGAGTTTGACCTGTTGTTCCAAATGCTAGGTCGATTTTTGTAGCTATTTCTTTAAAATCTACACCTTGAACAGTTTTAAGGGTTTTTATAATTTCTTTTTTACCATTTACTAACTCTTTTGATTTTATACCATGAGAAATTGATAAACTAGCCTCAATAAAAGCTGATAATTTATCGCATTGTTTTAAGGCTTTTCCATCTATTGCATTATATTTATCAACATTGTATGATGCTAAACTATCATTTACAATTTGTATACTATCTTCATTGATTTTGTCTAAAAATTCATCTTTTATGCCATCATATAAACCTAAAAGATATGAAAATTCTTCTTTAATTTTTTCAGGAACATTTGGCATGATATCATCTTCTATTTTTATGATTTCATATTCACTAATGATTTCAGATAAATCATCAACACAATATTTTACAGGAGAAATAATATCTCTTGTTAATGCTTCTGGTAAATCATGGAAAAGTGCTGTATAAAAGTTATTTTGCAATCTTTTATCACAAGCATTCACATCAAGGGAATAAAAGTATCCAAATAGTGCAACTATTAACATATGTCCTAAAACAGAAGTTTCAGGGATTCTAGGAGTTTGTGACCATCTTTTTTGAAATCTAAGTCTTCCACTTAAATCAACTATTTTAGAAAGTTTTTTATTAAGGGCAATTTTTCTAACCCCTATTAATTCATAATAATCTTCAAGTTCTTCTTCAACACTTTTTTTCACATCTTCTACATCATTTAAAAAAGCACTTGTTTGGTATACAATAGAAAATTCCCATTTTGTAGCAAGATATGAAGCTGCTTTATTTATAAATCTCTCTTTTTTGTACATCTCTGGATTTTCTAAATATTCTTGAAATTTTTTTAAAAAATTACCACCATCAATATCTTTTATAGAATCATGAAGTTTTTCTATAACCCAAGCATTTATCTCTTTTGATTTTTTTTGTAAGGCATTTCTAAATACATCAGGTCTGATATCTGTTACAACAACTCGTCGTAAAAATTCGAATATCCCAGCTTCTATTAGGTGTGTGTAATTTATATCATCTTCAAGTTTTGCAATAAAATATGCAATAATGAATTTATGAGCTTGTTTATCTAATTCTACTAATTCAACCATTCTAGGATAGTCATTCCATCTTTGAATTGAAGCTGAAGTAAAAATATAATCTATAATTTTGTGGTTAATCATCTTTTTTATCTTTCTTTTTTGAGTCATCAAAAAATATCATTTTTTTGCCTATAAGCATAAGTGTTGTTACTGTTCCAACTACTACATAAGCTACCCATGGTTCCTGCATTTTAGACTCTTTATTTTTGTTTTGATTATCCCATAATATTGATAAATAGGTACTTAGAAAAAACTTTTATAATTTTTGACGCAAAATGCAAAATTAGGTGTATAATTTTGAAAATTTACACAAGGAAAAAGAAAAATAATGTCAACTCTGACAGTAAGTAATTATACTTTAAAACACTTTGATTTAAATGCAAAAGATGAAATGACAAAATACTTAAAATTAATAAATGTAGATGTTAGTGATTATACTTTTGCAGGTAATTATATCTGGTTATCAACTGCAACTGGATTTTATGCAATTGTAAATGATACCTTTTGTTTGTTTATTTTAAGTTCTGGTGAGTTATCTATGCTTTTACCTCCAATTGGTAAAAAAAGTAAGACTTATGATGCAATGTTACAATGTTTTGAAATAATGAATGCTCACAATAGTAATAGAAATTATTCTAAAATTGAGTATGTACATGAAGAATTATTAGAAGGCTTTGTTGATTATTTGGAAGAGGGTACTTTAGTATATGAGATGCTAAAAGATTTTATTATTGAAAAAAAACTTGTTGATTATATTTATAAAGTAGAAGATCTAATAGAGTTAAAAGGTGATTCTTATAAATCAAAAAGAAATGAGATAAATAAATTTAAAAAGATTTATCCAGATCATAGAATTGAAATTTTAAACAAAGAAAAACATGGTGCAGCAGTATTAGCTTTATTTAATAAATGGGTAAAAGATAGAACAACTTATATGCCAAAAGAAGAAGTAGAAGTTTTTATGGATGGTATATATTTTGAAAGATTTGCTATAAAAAGATTAATAAATGATTATGATAATCTTGATATCATTGGACTTGTTATTTATATAAACGATGAAATAAAAGGTTTTACAGTAGGTGATCAAATAAATGAACAAACAGCAAGTGTAATTATCGAGAAAACTGATTTCGAAATACTTGGTTGTGCACAATTTATATTTAGGGAGTTCACAAAAATCTTAAAAGATAAATTTAATGTGGATTATATAAATGTGGGTGATGATATGGGATTTGAAAATTTAAAAAAAGTAAAAATGTCATATAGACCAAATAAATTAGTACCAAAGTACACTATTTACCAAAGATGAAAATAGAAATTGCAACAACTTCTGATATAAAAGAGCTTTTTTTTATAGAAGAAGAACTTTTTTTTGGAGATAGTGCTGCTTTAACTAAAGCAGCTTTTAACTATCATTTAAAAAGAAATATAGTTTATAAGTTAGTAGTTGAAGAAAAAATTGTAGCTTATATTTTATGGCTTAAAAGAAAAAATCATTATAGGCTATATTCTCTTGCTATTTTAAAAGATTTTCAAGGAAAAGGCTTAGGTAAGTTTTTATTGGAGTTTTCTTTAAACAATTTAGATAAAGATATCTTTGAACTTGAAGTGAGAGTTAGTAATTTACCAGCTATAAAATTATATGAAAAGTTTGGATTTGAAAAAGTAAAGATTTTAGAAAAATTTTATGATGATGAAGATGGAATGAAGATGAGACTAAAGAGATAACTCTTTAGTCTTTAAGCTCTACAGCTACCAAAAAGCTTGTTTATTTTTTCAACTCTACCTTCATGTCTTCCACCTTGGAAAGTCGCCTTATCCCAAGCATCAATAATAGCTTCTACCATTCCTAATCCTGAAACTCTTTCCCCTAAGCAAATTACATTAGCATCATTGTGCTCTCTTGCCATTTGTGCAGAGTATGCATTATGACAAAGGGCTGCTCTAATACCATCAAACTTATTAGCAGCCATACTCATACCAATACCAGAACCACAGATTAATATTCCTTTTGAACCATCATTTGCTAAAACTTCTTTACAAACTTTAGCTGCGAAATCAGGATAATCAACTCTATCTTTATTATTTGGGCCTAAGTCAATTACTTCATGACCTTTTGCTTCAAAAAGCTCTTTTACATAAGCTTTAATATCAATACCAGCATGATCTGCACCAATAAAATATTTCATTAGTAAATTCCTTTTTCGTGATTGATTTTGATTTCTTTTCCTTCTATATCTTTTTCTATACTTCCAACTGTTCTAAAAACTCTATCCCATCTTACTTCTTTGTTTTTGTCCCAAGAAAAATAGATAAACCAAGGAGTTCCTACGATATATTTATATTTAACAGTTCCCCAAAATCTTGAGTCATTTGAGTGGTCTCTATTATCACCCATCATAAAATATTCATTTTTTGGAACTTTTATTGGAGACATGTTAAATAGTTGTTGAGGATTAAATCCATTATCTATAACACTTGGATCATTATGAATTCCTGGATGATCTTTTCTATATGGATTTTTTACCCAAAGCTTCCCATCAAATTGAGCAATTTGCGTTATTGGATAATTTTTCTTAACATATTCATTACCTTCATGTGGATGTAAATATAAAATTTTATCTTGTAGTGCAACGATATCTTCACCAACTGCAACACATCTTTTTACATAATGAACTGTCTCTTCATTTGGATATCTAAATACAACAATATCTCCACGTTTGGGACCATCACCTGTGATTAGATGTCCATTATCATGAAACTCTGGAAGTATTTTTACCTCTAACCAAGGAATTCTTGGAGTTGGAATACCATATGAAAATTTTTTTACAAAAAGCATATCACCAATAAGAAGCGTATTTTTCATACTACCACTTGGGATTACAAATGCTTGTGCAACAAAAAATATGATACATAAAACAATTACAATTGTACCAGTCCAAGAACTAGACCAGTTATATATTTTTTTTAACATTTATTTACTTTCTCTTTTATCTCTTAACTTTGCAGCTTTAAGAGTATTTTTTAATAACATTCCAATAGTCATAGGTCCAACTCCACCAGGAACTGGAGTGATAAATGAACATTTGTCTTTACAATCATCAAAATCAGCATCACCTGTTAATTTACCAGTATCAAGTCTATTAATACCAACATCAATAACAACTGCACCATCTTTTATCATATCAGCTTTAAGTAAGTGTGGAACACCAACAGCAATAACAACAATATCAGCATCTTTTGTATGAGCTTTTAAATCTTTTGTTCGTGAGTTGCAAACAGTAACTGTAGCTTTTGCATTGATTAGAAGTGAAGCCATTGGTTTACCAACAATGTCGCTACTTCCAATAACAACTGCATTTTTGCCACTTAATTCTATTCCATACTCTTCAAACATTCTCATTACACCAAAAGGAGTTGCAGGTAAAAATGAATCAAGATTTGAAACCATTTTCCCTACATTACAAGGATGGAAACCATCCACGTCTTTTAAAGGATTAATTGCTTCTAAAATAGTTCTAGTATCAATATGTTTTGGAAGTGGTAATTGAACCAAAATACCATCAAGTTTTGGGTTATTATTCATATTTTCAATCAACGCTAATAACTCTTCTTGCGTAGTTGTTTCATCTTTTGTATGAACCTCAGAATAAATACCTGCTGCTTCACATGATTTGTGCTTGCTGTTTACATAAGTTGCACTTGCTGGATCACTACCAACTAATACAACTGCAAGTCCTGGAGTGATTTGCTCATTTTTCACAAACTCTGCTACTTCAACTCTAACTTCTTCTTTTATTTTTGCTGATAATGCTTTACCATCTAATATAACCATCTAGTTACCTTATAACTGTTTAATTTTAGCCTGCTATAATACCCAAAAACAATTTATACAAAGGTTAAGTTTGAGAATAGCCAAGCTTGCGATTATCTTTTTGTTTGTAAACATAAGTTTTGCGAAAGATATTATAAATAACTCTTTTATCACAGAATATGAATATGGTGCCATGTTATATGAAAACCCAAGGGGAATAGGATGCAATAAGTGCCATGGAAATGGTGATAAAGCTCTTGTAATCGCAAAATATAAAGATAAGAAGAATATGACAAAAACATTAATGGCTCCTGCAATTAAAAATGTTCCTTTTGAAGATTATGTTGATGTTTTAACAACAAAAAGAGGTAGTTCAAATATTATGCCTTCATATTTTTTAACTAATGATGAGATAAAATCAATTTATTTTTATGTGAGAAACTTTAAAAAATAGTTTGTAACTTAAAGAAAGTTTAAACAATACTTTTGTATAATCCCCAACTTTAAAATTAAAACAAGGAATTAAAATGTTAGAGGGTATCGTAAGAGATAGTATAACTAAGCAAAATGCTAAGCAACTTAAAAGAGATGGTTACATTTTAGCTAATATCTATGGAAAAGGTGTTGAGAATATCAATGCTGCATTTAAAAGAAATGATTTCATTAGATTTTTGAAAAATAAAACAACTGTTGCATTTGATGTAAAAGTTGGTGACACTGTTTGTAAAGTAGTTGTAAAAGAGTACCAAAAAGCACCTATTACTTCTGAATTATTACATGTAGATTTAATGATGGCTTTACCAGGTGTAAAATCTAATTATTTAGTACCTGTAACTGTTAATGGAACTCCAAAAGGTTTAAAAAATAAAGGTCTATTTGTTTTCCATAAAAAAAGAGTTGCAGTAAAATGTGCAATTGAAAATTTACCAGAAAATTTCCACATCGAAATCGCTGATTTAGATACTGGTGATAACGTTTTAGTAAGAAACCTTACTATGCCAGAAGGTGTAACTTGTTATTTAGACCCAAGAGT contains these protein-coding regions:
- a CDS encoding 50S ribosomal protein L25/general stress protein Ctc encodes the protein MLEGIVRDSITKQNAKQLKRDGYILANIYGKGVENINAAFKRNDFIRFLKNKTTVAFDVKVGDTVCKVVVKEYQKAPITSELLHVDLMMALPGVKSNYLVPVTVNGTPKGLKNKGLFVFHKKRVAVKCAIENLPENFHIEIADLDTGDNVLVRNLTMPEGVTCYLDPRVPIVGVIKAK
- the lepB gene encoding signal peptidase I; translated protein: MLKKIYNWSSSWTGTIVIVLCIIFFVAQAFVIPSGSMKNTLLIGDMLFVKKFSYGIPTPRIPWLEVKILPEFHDNGHLITGDGPKRGDIVVFRYPNEETVHYVKRCVAVGEDIVALQDKILYLHPHEGNEYVKKNYPITQIAQFDGKLWVKNPYRKDHPGIHNDPSVIDNGFNPQQLFNMSPIKVPKNEYFMMGDNRDHSNDSRFWGTVKYKYIVGTPWFIYFSWDKNKEVRWDRVFRTVGSIEKDIEGKEIKINHEKGIY
- a CDS encoding GNAT family N-acetyltransferase; this translates as MKIEIATTSDIKELFFIEEELFFGDSAALTKAAFNYHLKRNIVYKLVVEEKIVAYILWLKRKNHYRLYSLAILKDFQGKGLGKFLLEFSLNNLDKDIFELEVRVSNLPAIKLYEKFGFEKVKILEKFYDDEDGMKMRLKR
- the rpiB gene encoding ribose 5-phosphate isomerase B yields the protein MKYFIGADHAGIDIKAYVKELFEAKGHEVIDLGPNNKDRVDYPDFAAKVCKEVLANDGSKGILICGSGIGMSMAANKFDGIRAALCHNAYSAQMAREHNDANVICLGERVSGLGMVEAIIDAWDKATFQGGRHEGRVEKINKLFGSCRA
- the folD gene encoding bifunctional methylenetetrahydrofolate dehydrogenase/methenyltetrahydrofolate cyclohydrolase FolD translates to MVILDGKALSAKIKEEVRVEVAEFVKNEQITPGLAVVLVGSDPASATYVNSKHKSCEAAGIYSEVHTKDETTTQEELLALIENMNNNPKLDGILVQLPLPKHIDTRTILEAINPLKDVDGFHPCNVGKMVSNLDSFLPATPFGVMRMFEEYGIELSGKNAVVIGSSDIVGKPMASLLINAKATVTVCNSRTKDLKAHTKDADIVVIAVGVPHLLKADMIKDGAVVIDVGINRLDTGKLTGDADFDDCKDKCSFITPVPGGVGPMTIGMLLKNTLKAAKLRDKRESK
- a CDS encoding DUF2156 domain-containing protein, encoding MSTLTVSNYTLKHFDLNAKDEMTKYLKLINVDVSDYTFAGNYIWLSTATGFYAIVNDTFCLFILSSGELSMLLPPIGKKSKTYDAMLQCFEIMNAHNSNRNYSKIEYVHEELLEGFVDYLEEGTLVYEMLKDFIIEKKLVDYIYKVEDLIELKGDSYKSKRNEINKFKKIYPDHRIEILNKEKHGAAVLALFNKWVKDRTTYMPKEEVEVFMDGIYFERFAIKRLINDYDNLDIIGLVIYINDEIKGFTVGDQINEQTASVIIEKTDFEILGCAQFIFREFTKILKDKFNVDYINVGDDMGFENLKKVKMSYRPNKLVPKYTIYQR
- a CDS encoding HD domain-containing protein, whose translation is MINHKIIDYIFTSASIQRWNDYPRMVELVELDKQAHKFIIAYFIAKLEDDINYTHLIEAGIFEFLRRVVVTDIRPDVFRNALQKKSKEINAWVIEKLHDSIKDIDGGNFLKKFQEYLENPEMYKKERFINKAASYLATKWEFSIVYQTSAFLNDVEDVKKSVEEELEDYYELIGVRKIALNKKLSKIVDLSGRLRFQKRWSQTPRIPETSVLGHMLIVALFGYFYSLDVNACDKRLQNNFYTALFHDLPEALTRDIISPVKYCVDDLSEIISEYEIIKIEDDIMPNVPEKIKEEFSYLLGLYDGIKDEFLDKINEDSIQIVNDSLASYNVDKYNAIDGKALKQCDKLSAFIEASLSISHGIKSKELVNGKKEIIKTLKTVQGVDFKEIATKIDLAFGTTGQTQVRMDFE